A window of Microbacterium luteolum contains these coding sequences:
- a CDS encoding ABC transporter ATP-binding protein gives MTEEKLPIASGRDTARGLLAALGRRRGLTIMALVTLCAGVGAALVAPWIIGLMVDDITRGGGSLLPYGLALVGSLTVGAALTWAGRVLLARLGQGTIREVREAAFRTALAQPTARIEAAGTGDLVARLSGDVRAVGQVVEEALPAFLAALFGIVLSLAGMGLLDGRFALAALLAAPVQYFSLRWFLRRSAPVYRRHRAVVAERGQRTIEAVRGVDTVLALRTEEQHLERIAEASEQAIGLEVRATKVRNDFNVFLNGAELVGLSAVLVVGYFLVADGQVGLGAATAAALYFLGLFGPMGTLLFRIDELQDAGASLARLFGVIGLPKPAPREGVAAPRRGAIDVQDLGFAHRPGQRDLDAVSMSAEPGEKIAVVGASGAGKTTLARVLAGALPHGEGAVRHDEVDIEAWHPHDLRDAVVMLTQEPHVFAGSIRDDLALFSDADEEEMRREIDQLGAGWILALPDGLDTVVGEAGLPLTPGQTQHLALVRVALAAASVVILDEATAEAGSADAELLDQAALAAIGGRTGIVIAHRLSQAVTADRILVMQDGRVVQSGTHDELVAAAGPYAELWAAWTAW, from the coding sequence ATGACGGAGGAGAAGCTGCCGATCGCATCGGGTCGCGACACCGCACGCGGGCTGCTCGCGGCGCTGGGGCGTCGCCGAGGTCTGACGATCATGGCGCTGGTCACCCTGTGCGCCGGTGTCGGCGCCGCGCTCGTGGCGCCCTGGATCATCGGCCTCATGGTCGACGACATCACCCGGGGCGGCGGTTCGCTGCTGCCCTACGGCCTCGCCCTCGTCGGCTCTCTCACCGTGGGCGCCGCGCTCACCTGGGCGGGGCGCGTGCTGCTGGCCCGACTCGGGCAGGGGACCATCCGCGAGGTGCGCGAGGCGGCCTTCCGCACGGCGCTCGCACAGCCGACGGCCCGCATCGAGGCCGCAGGGACAGGCGACCTGGTCGCTCGTCTCTCGGGCGACGTGCGCGCGGTCGGCCAGGTCGTCGAGGAGGCGCTCCCGGCCTTCCTCGCCGCGCTGTTCGGCATCGTGCTGAGCCTCGCCGGGATGGGGCTGCTCGACGGGCGGTTCGCGCTCGCCGCGCTGCTGGCCGCCCCCGTGCAGTACTTCTCGCTGCGCTGGTTCCTGCGTCGCTCGGCCCCGGTCTACCGGCGGCACCGCGCCGTGGTCGCGGAGCGCGGACAGCGCACGATCGAAGCGGTCCGAGGCGTCGACACCGTGCTCGCGCTGCGCACCGAGGAGCAGCACCTGGAGCGCATCGCCGAGGCGAGCGAACAGGCCATCGGACTCGAGGTCAGGGCGACGAAGGTGCGCAACGACTTCAACGTGTTCCTGAACGGCGCCGAGCTGGTCGGGCTGTCGGCTGTTCTCGTCGTCGGCTACTTCCTCGTCGCCGACGGCCAGGTCGGGCTGGGCGCCGCGACCGCGGCAGCACTGTACTTCCTCGGGCTCTTCGGTCCGATGGGGACGCTCCTGTTCCGGATCGACGAGCTGCAGGATGCCGGGGCCAGCCTCGCCCGCCTGTTCGGCGTGATCGGACTGCCCAAGCCCGCCCCGCGCGAAGGCGTCGCCGCTCCGCGCCGCGGCGCGATCGATGTGCAGGACCTCGGTTTCGCGCACCGACCGGGACAGCGCGACCTCGACGCCGTGTCGATGTCGGCGGAGCCGGGGGAGAAGATCGCCGTCGTCGGTGCGAGCGGCGCGGGCAAGACGACTCTGGCGCGGGTGCTCGCCGGCGCTCTGCCTCATGGAGAGGGCGCCGTGCGGCACGACGAGGTCGACATCGAGGCCTGGCATCCGCACGACCTGCGCGATGCCGTGGTGATGCTGACGCAGGAGCCCCATGTCTTCGCCGGGTCGATCCGCGACGACCTCGCGCTGTTCAGCGACGCCGACGAGGAGGAGATGCGTCGTGAGATCGACCAGCTCGGCGCGGGGTGGATCCTCGCCCTGCCTGATGGCCTCGACACGGTCGTCGGAGAAGCGGGGCTGCCGCTCACGCCGGGGCAGACGCAGCACCTCGCCCTCGTGCGGGTCGCGCTCGCCGCGGCATCCGTCGTCATCCTCGACGAGGCCACCGCCGAGGCGGGATCCGCCGATGCCGAGCTGCTCGACCAGGCCGCGCTCGCCGCGATCGGCGGACGCACCGGCATCGTCATCGCGCACCGGCTGAGCCAGGCCGTCACGGCGGATCGGATCCTCGTGATGCAGGACGGCCGGGTGGTGCAGTCCGGCACGCATGACGAACTGGTCGCCGCCGCAGGACCCTACGCCGAGCTGTGGGCGGCCTGGACCGCGTGGTGA
- a CDS encoding alpha/beta hydrolase yields the protein MSTVAHAEESDHPKKARRPWHRTKVALGIIVAVVAVVAIIGSISPWPSAMIIRAVFTKGGDATAAEMDKHVPDTKLDEQLDVSYGDAGADTTMDVFRPASADGPLPTVVWIHGGAWISGAKENVDPYMRILAAEGYTTIAVNYTIGPEGVYPLAVHQLNDALAYIDEHAEELGVDPKQIVLAGDSAGGQLASQMATLITSPDYAEIMGIKPTLAADQVVATVLNCGVYDLAALARLDGIAGWGFKSAMWAYSGTRTWAEDSTGATMSTVDWVTADFPTTYISGGNGDGLTWLQSIPMAQRLDELGVDVTTQFWPAPHEPALPHEYQFHLDMPDAQTALEKTIDFLNAHTTR from the coding sequence ATGAGCACTGTCGCGCACGCCGAAGAGTCCGATCACCCGAAGAAGGCCCGTCGGCCGTGGCACCGCACGAAGGTGGCGTTGGGCATCATCGTGGCCGTGGTCGCGGTCGTGGCGATCATCGGGTCGATCAGCCCCTGGCCCTCGGCGATGATCATCCGCGCGGTGTTCACCAAGGGCGGCGACGCGACTGCCGCGGAGATGGACAAGCACGTCCCCGACACGAAGCTCGACGAGCAGCTCGACGTCTCGTACGGCGACGCGGGCGCCGACACCACGATGGACGTCTTCCGTCCGGCATCCGCCGACGGTCCGCTTCCGACCGTGGTCTGGATCCACGGCGGCGCCTGGATCTCGGGGGCGAAGGAGAACGTCGACCCGTACATGCGGATCCTCGCGGCCGAGGGCTACACGACCATCGCGGTGAACTACACGATCGGCCCGGAGGGCGTGTACCCGCTCGCCGTGCACCAGCTCAACGACGCACTTGCATACATCGACGAGCACGCGGAGGAGCTCGGTGTCGACCCGAAGCAGATCGTGCTCGCGGGCGACTCGGCCGGCGGACAGCTGGCGAGTCAGATGGCCACGCTCATCACCAGCCCGGACTACGCCGAGATCATGGGCATCAAGCCGACCCTCGCGGCCGATCAGGTCGTCGCCACCGTGCTGAACTGCGGCGTGTACGACCTCGCCGCCCTCGCCCGACTGGACGGCATCGCCGGCTGGGGCTTCAAGTCGGCGATGTGGGCCTACTCCGGTACTCGCACCTGGGCCGAGGACTCGACCGGGGCGACCATGTCGACCGTCGACTGGGTGACCGCGGACTTCCCGACGACCTACATCTCCGGCGGCAACGGCGACGGTCTCACCTGGCTGCAGTCGATCCCGATGGCGCAGCGTCTCGACGAACTGGGTGTCGATGTGACGACGCAGTTCTGGCCCGCGCCGCATGAGCCCGCACTGCCGCACGAGTACCAGTTCCACCTGGACATGCCCGACGCGCAGACGGCCCTGGAGAAGACGATCGACTTCCTCAACGCGCACACGACGCGCTGA
- a CDS encoding ABC transporter transmembrane domain-containing protein: protein MTTVGGVFREAVWGTGRRARAALSIVGFCGHQLAEVMVPVAVGVVIDRAIAPHDPVALAWSLVFLVAVFAVLICAWQLGDRVGTVVYARGEHALRQGILGLALRRRTRRPAGEVLTISSSDAGETAGFFWVVAEQAAAATAVIVACITLLVIAWPLAVAVVIGTLVQALVVNAVSGGLRRRGYEAQRQAARLDAVSTDFATGLRVLGALGGAARATERYVAESAVAAEAAYRAEKAAAALTALNLVVSGLAFTGIAVLGGWLALDEAITVGGFVTAMGLAQTIRGPLSTLGYLPAEVASKHGSATRIAEFADEAGEASAAPDAAPTTSTGGGDIVAQVVVDGRRLDIADGEVTGIRADPERISDLASLFGGRREAARGELVVDDIDAAHLGREGLRALVFAPPHDAAVFTGSAAENIAERIEDAHLTASAFDEVVHRLPDGLDERIGERGLRLSGGQRQRLLLARALHQPQRLLVLHEPTTAIDPITEAQVAAGLASEGRTIVLLTDRASLLSACHRVHDLRGAAS from the coding sequence GTGACGACCGTCGGCGGAGTGTTCCGGGAGGCGGTCTGGGGCACGGGACGCCGCGCGCGCGCCGCGCTCTCGATCGTGGGCTTCTGCGGACATCAGCTCGCCGAGGTGATGGTTCCTGTCGCGGTCGGCGTCGTGATCGACCGTGCCATCGCCCCGCACGATCCGGTCGCGCTCGCCTGGTCGCTGGTCTTCCTCGTCGCGGTCTTCGCGGTGCTGATCTGCGCCTGGCAGCTGGGAGACCGCGTCGGCACCGTCGTCTACGCGCGCGGCGAGCACGCCCTCCGGCAGGGCATCCTCGGTCTGGCACTGCGCCGACGCACCCGTCGACCGGCGGGCGAGGTCCTCACGATCTCCTCCTCGGATGCCGGGGAGACGGCGGGCTTCTTCTGGGTGGTCGCCGAGCAGGCGGCCGCGGCGACCGCCGTGATCGTCGCGTGCATCACCCTGCTGGTCATCGCCTGGCCGCTCGCCGTCGCCGTGGTGATCGGCACGCTCGTGCAGGCGCTCGTGGTCAACGCCGTGAGCGGCGGACTGCGGCGGCGCGGGTACGAGGCGCAGCGGCAGGCGGCCCGTCTCGACGCGGTGAGCACCGACTTCGCCACCGGGCTCCGCGTGCTGGGCGCCCTCGGCGGTGCCGCGCGGGCGACGGAGCGCTACGTCGCCGAGAGCGCGGTCGCCGCGGAGGCCGCCTATCGTGCCGAGAAGGCCGCCGCCGCGCTGACGGCGCTCAACCTCGTCGTCAGCGGTCTCGCCTTCACCGGCATCGCGGTCCTCGGCGGGTGGCTGGCGCTGGACGAGGCGATCACGGTCGGCGGCTTCGTCACCGCGATGGGGCTGGCGCAGACCATCCGCGGCCCCCTGTCGACACTCGGATACCTGCCGGCGGAGGTCGCGTCGAAGCACGGTTCGGCGACGCGCATCGCCGAGTTCGCGGACGAGGCGGGAGAGGCTTCGGCTGCTCCGGATGCCGCGCCGACGACCTCGACCGGAGGGGGCGACATCGTCGCCCAGGTGGTCGTCGACGGGAGACGCCTCGACATCGCCGACGGCGAGGTCACCGGCATCCGCGCCGATCCAGAGCGGATCTCGGATCTCGCCAGCCTCTTCGGCGGGCGCAGGGAAGCCGCTCGCGGCGAGCTCGTCGTCGACGACATCGATGCCGCCCACCTCGGGCGCGAGGGGCTGCGCGCGCTGGTGTTCGCGCCGCCGCATGACGCGGCCGTGTTCACCGGTTCGGCCGCGGAGAACATCGCCGAGCGCATCGAGGATGCCCATCTGACGGCATCCGCCTTCGACGAGGTCGTGCACCGACTGCCCGACGGGCTGGACGAGCGCATCGGCGAACGCGGACTGCGGCTGTCGGGAGGGCAGCGGCAGCGACTGCTGCTCGCGCGCGCACTGCATCAGCCTCAGCGTCTGCTCGTGCTGCACGAGCCCACCACGGCGATCGACCCGATCACCGAGGCGCAGGTCGCGGCAGGACTCGCGAGCGAGGGGCGCACGATCGTCCTGCTCACGGATCGCGCCTCGCTCCTGTCGGCCTGCCATCGCGTGCACGACCTGCGAGGAGCGGCGTCATGA
- a CDS encoding TetR/AcrR family transcriptional regulator, with protein MNTASRAPAPRRLPPEERERTIVDGAVALARESGIDTLTVRAVAARVGVTPALVAHYRPVMDVFVAEVFGTIVAAERDEVLDDFTPAGGLRASLRRLVETLLDDSREDVALVWVQAWSLGVRNEPLGERVRAEMDLWQSRLEEVIADAASRDPDDSADPAFAAWMLLAMVDGMSAHALVKWAPRDRADLARRTVAAVLDRPEPPASAVTTRTSEERP; from the coding sequence ATGAACACCGCGTCAAGAGCACCCGCACCGCGGCGGCTGCCACCCGAAGAGCGCGAGCGCACGATCGTCGACGGCGCCGTCGCACTGGCGCGCGAGAGCGGGATCGACACGCTCACCGTGCGCGCCGTCGCCGCTCGCGTCGGGGTGACCCCGGCCCTCGTGGCGCACTATCGGCCGGTCATGGACGTCTTCGTCGCCGAGGTCTTCGGCACGATCGTCGCGGCCGAGCGCGACGAGGTCCTCGACGACTTCACGCCGGCCGGCGGCCTCCGCGCGAGCCTGCGACGGCTGGTCGAGACCCTGCTCGACGACTCCCGGGAAGACGTCGCCCTCGTCTGGGTGCAGGCGTGGTCGCTCGGGGTGCGCAACGAGCCGCTCGGGGAGCGCGTCCGCGCCGAGATGGATCTCTGGCAGAGCCGCCTCGAGGAGGTCATCGCCGACGCCGCCTCGCGCGACCCCGACGACTCCGCCGATCCGGCGTTCGCCGCCTGGATGCTGCTGGCCATGGTCGACGGCATGAGCGCGCACGCCCTCGTGAAGTGGGCGCCCCGCGACCGCGCCGACCTCGCCCGCCGCACGGTCGCCGCCGTCCTCGATCGACCAGAACCCCCGGCATCCGCCGTCACGACCCGAACCAGTGAGGAACGCCCATGA
- a CDS encoding TetR/AcrR family transcriptional regulator yields the protein MPTPDRTSLEQIIAAGREILDTAGSAGVTMQAVATRVGVRAPSLYKRVRDRDALLSAIAESVIDDLTARLDAADADLTDIAQAYRAFARQHPEAFRLMFSAAAPHAALQRSAAPLIRAASALVGDDDALDAARLFTAWATGFLQMELAGAFRLGGDVDRAFDYGLRHLVAGLTA from the coding sequence ATGCCGACACCCGACCGCACCTCGCTCGAGCAGATCATCGCCGCCGGCCGCGAGATCCTCGACACCGCAGGATCCGCGGGCGTCACGATGCAGGCGGTCGCCACACGCGTCGGTGTGCGGGCGCCGTCGCTCTACAAGCGCGTGCGCGATCGGGATGCCCTGCTCTCCGCCATCGCCGAATCCGTGATCGACGACCTCACCGCACGTCTCGACGCCGCCGACGCGGACCTCACCGATATCGCCCAGGCCTACCGCGCCTTCGCCCGACAGCATCCCGAGGCCTTCCGGCTCATGTTCAGCGCCGCGGCTCCGCATGCCGCTCTGCAGCGCTCGGCCGCGCCGCTCATCCGCGCGGCATCCGCCCTGGTCGGCGACGACGACGCGCTCGACGCCGCGCGCCTGTTCACAGCCTGGGCGACGGGATTCCTGCAGATGGAGCTCGCCGGCGCCTTCCGCCTCGGCGGCGACGTCGATCGCGCCTTCGACTACGGCCTGCGCCACCTCGTCGCCGGGCTCACTGCCTGA
- a CDS encoding pyridoxal phosphate-dependent decarboxylase family protein, whose protein sequence is MSAERMHAASPESTAIVDAVLDYSRRRMLATDVPLDKPQTEAELNRLIGATITDAGLGASRALSLFEHVLAPACLTTSHPLYLSFIPTAPTMAAIAFDLVVSASGLYGGSWLEGAGAVHAENEVLSFLAAEFGLPDTAGGVFVQGGTIGNLSALVAAREAAKARLIAAGKDLPTRWKIVCSVEAHSSNKSAAKVMDADVLLVPAGDDGVLRADAVREALAEHGDEICAVVATGGSTNFGIVDDIAGIAALKDEFDFWLHIDGAYGLTAMLAPEARHIFAGVERADSVIVDPHKWLFAPFDCCALIYRDPDNGRRAHTQHAEYLDILTDVDEFSPSDYSIQLTRRPRGLPMWFSLATYGITAYRDAVSSTIALTKRIAGEISRRPELRLVRDPQLSVVVFEREGWERTDYDRWSAALLDSQRAFVVPSSHAGRPNTRFAILNPLTTFDDLVGILDTMK, encoded by the coding sequence ATGAGTGCTGAGCGGATGCATGCCGCGTCGCCCGAATCGACCGCGATCGTCGACGCGGTCCTCGACTACTCCCGACGACGGATGCTGGCCACCGACGTCCCGCTGGACAAGCCGCAGACCGAGGCCGAGCTCAACCGGCTCATCGGGGCGACGATCACCGACGCGGGGCTCGGGGCCTCTCGTGCCCTGAGCCTGTTCGAGCACGTGCTCGCGCCCGCGTGCCTGACCACGAGTCATCCGCTCTACCTGTCGTTCATCCCGACGGCACCGACGATGGCGGCGATCGCGTTCGACCTGGTGGTCTCGGCATCCGGGCTCTACGGGGGCAGCTGGCTCGAGGGCGCCGGTGCCGTGCACGCCGAGAACGAGGTGCTGTCGTTCCTCGCCGCCGAGTTCGGACTCCCCGACACGGCGGGCGGCGTGTTCGTGCAGGGCGGCACGATCGGGAACCTGTCGGCGCTCGTCGCCGCACGCGAGGCCGCGAAGGCGCGCCTGATCGCCGCAGGCAAGGACCTGCCGACCCGCTGGAAGATCGTCTGCAGCGTCGAGGCGCACTCGTCGAACAAGTCCGCCGCCAAGGTCATGGATGCCGACGTGCTCCTGGTGCCCGCCGGCGACGACGGAGTGCTGCGGGCGGATGCCGTGCGCGAGGCGCTGGCAGAGCACGGTGACGAGATCTGCGCCGTCGTCGCCACCGGAGGTTCCACGAACTTCGGCATCGTCGACGACATCGCCGGCATCGCTGCGTTGAAGGACGAGTTCGACTTCTGGCTGCACATCGACGGGGCCTACGGGCTCACCGCGATGCTCGCCCCGGAGGCCCGGCACATCTTCGCGGGCGTCGAGCGCGCCGACTCGGTGATCGTCGACCCGCACAAATGGCTGTTCGCACCGTTCGACTGCTGCGCCCTCATCTACCGCGACCCCGACAACGGCCGTCGTGCACACACCCAGCACGCCGAGTACCTCGACATCCTCACCGACGTCGACGAGTTCAGCCCCTCGGACTACTCGATCCAGCTCACCCGGCGCCCGCGCGGCCTGCCGATGTGGTTCTCGCTCGCGACCTACGGCATCACCGCCTACCGGGATGCCGTCAGCAGCACGATCGCTCTGACGAAGCGCATCGCCGGCGAGATCTCGCGTCGTCCGGAGCTGCGGCTGGTGCGCGACCCGCAGCTGTCGGTCGTCGTGTTCGAGCGGGAGGGGTGGGAGCGCACCGACTACGACCGCTGGTCCGCCGCGCTGCTCGACTCGCAGCGGGCGTTCGTGGTCCCGAGCTCGCACGCCGGCCGCCCGAACACGCGTTTCGCGATCCTCAATCCGCTGACGACCTTCGACGACCTGGTCGGCATCCTCGACACGATGAAGTAG